DNA sequence from the Manihot esculenta cultivar AM560-2 chromosome 11, M.esculenta_v8, whole genome shotgun sequence genome:
ctcttcctgtaccctgctgaacttccccttaactctgatcctgcaagactgggttaaaggagagggatgagctatactagcccagtgattagaacaataaaaatatgttaataaacatgctcacatggaatgcatcacatcataagtaaatcacccatttcagacggacagattcaaaactccctctgttctgtgcccggcccgcgaaggagctcctcaggacttgatcacaccctctatggtgcactgtgcccggccctctcagggctcctcaggtctttatcggagggctaatgaatccaaactatgtccgatccgtacaagcatagaataatgcaatgcgtcacattagtgaattctagtgcactcaccctattacatatcatgatgcatggaacatgctaaaagcatttaagttctcaatttaaaacattaagtttagttccactcacctctggctgactctgaactgccTCTGAATACTttaaagcagtgctcactgctgctctcttcggttcctctggtccgttcctacacaggtggactcaaaatgagggaccaaactaactctaaaacatctccataaaactccccaaaacccccttaaaacatcctaaaacaatcaagaaaaacatgcaaaagaaggcttgacagggcactttcggcggcaggttcggcggccgaaagtcccttccaaagccgaaactcaagcactttcggcggcacttcggctgccgaaagtcctctccagagacgaaagtccccaaccttcggcgacaccttcggcggccgaaacccccctccagagccgaaagtccaaactttcgggggtaagcttaggcagccgaaaccacctccttagcatgttcggcggccgaaccttccttcggcagccgaaactgggttTGCCAATAAGGCAAAACCCTGCTCTGCTTCCAGCCAAACTCACCCAACTTCACACACACATGCAACCCAAacttccacaacctgcatatactcaagtataggcacaaaggggtccaaaactaacttaaaaccccaacaaacaacacaaataaacacaagcatgctttgaccacaaaacaaccaaaaactcaacttaacctaaacatgcatctctacccataaacctccataaaacttgcatcaatcatgaaaagaagttcaggatcttcacttacctcttacaaacaagaagataaacgatcccaacgtggagatatggagaaattctCCCtaaaagtctccaacttcaaaacttttggttgatttgctcaaaagcttaaaaacaacataaaactcatcaaaactttgaaagatttggagaaaacatgaaaatcacccaagaaAGAGCAtagtctcacctctgtctgtgaaaatggaagaaagcttatccattcaccgacctagggcctttaataggtggctggccagaccactttcggcggcctaacgtgagatcaaaagccatgcatgttcggcaaccgaactttcaccttcggcggccgacccttgcatttcttccttggctcttttctttcaaacactcatttccttttacacttaaaacattaaaacatactaccattctttagaaaaacatatctactacccttctagagggttctgacatccgagatgccaccggaaagtagaattccgatgtcggactctagccgagtattacatttgGTTTCAATCTGGGGATGATAACACCAGAGCTTTTCATAATGCGGCAAATGGAAGACGAAAAAAGAACTCTATTGTGATGCTTCAGGGTTCAAATGGAGAGTGGTTATGGTCGGGGTTTGGAGAACCATGTTGTTGGATACTTTGCAGAGCTCTACACTCAACAGGACACTTTGCATACTGAAATCACGAAATGTGTAAAAGCAAGAGTCACTGTGGAACATAATATGGATCTTACACGTCCTTTAACTGATGATGAGATTAAGGCAGCTGCATTTTCGATGCATTCAGATAAATCGCCAGGAGATGACGGGTTTAATCCAGGATTCTATAAACGGTATTGGTATATTGTTGGCAGTGAGGTTATTTCAGAGTGCAAGAAGTGGTTTATTGAAGGTGTTCTTCCTGAGGAAATTAATAATACCAACATTGTATTAATCCTGAAGAAGAATTGACCCACTACGATTAAAGAGCTATGACCTATTGCCTTATGCAAGGTTATCTACAAAATTCTTGCTAAGGCATTGGCAAGCAGATTGCGTAGTGTGCTCCCAAATATCATCTCTGAAATGCAAAGTGCATTTGTGGGCGGTCGGTTAATCACTGACAATGTTATAGTGGCTAACGAGATGGTACATTACATGCGAGGATTGCGGATGGGTAAAGTGGGGTATGCAGCACTAAAACTTGATATAACAAAGGCTTATGACCGCTTGGAGTGGAGCTACATTGAATCAATATTGGTTGCATTGGGGTTTGATGAGAAATGgattaatttgatgatgatatgTGTCACAACTGTTCGTTACAATATTCTTCTGAGGGAGTCGATAATAGGTCCCATTGTTCCATTAAGGGGATTGAGACAAGGAGATCTTTTGTCCCCTTCACTGTTTATCATTGGGGCAAAAGGTCTCTCAGCTTTAATTctgaagaaagaagaagttggAGCCCTTCATGGATGTCGTATTTGTGAACGAGCACCAACAGTTAGCCATCTCCTATTTGCGGATGATTCATACCTATTTTTCAAAGCTAATGAAGCTGAAGGGGAAACGATCAGGCTGTTGTTGGAGACTTATAAACAGGATTCTGGGCAGGAGGTCAGTCTAGCCAAATCTACTGTGTTTTTCAGTTAGAATGTTAGTAGATGTATTCAGGACTTGCTTTGTCAGAATTTAGGCGTGACTGAGGATGTGGACTCTGAACGATATTTGGGTATGCCTattatggtgggtagaaagaaAAAAGTGGTCTTTGCTTTCCTTAAAACAAAGTTGCAACATCGCATGTAAAATTGATCTGGCAAAATGTTGTCTAGAGCTGGAAAAGGTATTCTTTTTAGGACTGTGGCGCAGACTTTACCGACCTATGTGATGAGTCTTTATTTGCTGCCTATGTCTATTTGTGATAAGTTGCAGAAGCTGATGAATAAGTACTGGTGGGGTAAAGTAAGGAGGATGAAATGGGATAGAATTTGTGAGAGTAAGAATGATGGAGGTTTGGGCTTTCGAAATTTGCGTGTTTTCAATTTAGCTATGCTAGCTAAACAGGACTGGACGTTGTTGGTTATGGATACGTGCTTGGTGGCTCGTGTTATGAGAGCAAAGTATTTTCCAGAAGGCAATGACCTAAATTCTCAATTAGGAGGTAACCCAAGTATGGTGTGAAGTATTTGGAAAGCAAAGAAAGTTATTCTCCGTGGAGCACGAGTTAGAGTGGGTGATGGACAAGACATCAATGTATGGAACAACTCTTGGTTGTCTAATGCTGATGATGGTAAAGTCACAACCCAAAGAAGTGAGGAGAATATGCATCTTAGAGTGTGTGATCTTATAGATGAGCAAGTTAGAGCGTGGGATGTGCCAAAGATCTTTGTTGTATTTAATGAAAGGGACAAGAGGTTAATACTTTCAATTCCTCTTTCTTTGAGATGTGTCAGAGATAAATGGATGTGGACTCATGAAAAGGGGGTACCTATTCAGTGAAAAGTGGTCATAAGATGTTAAGAAGCAATGGGCAGCCTACTCAACAAGGAGGTCAGGATGATTTTTGAAAGAAACTCTGGAAAATCAAAGCTCCTCCAAAAATATTGGATCTCTTGTGGCACGCCGCGAATAGTTGTCTTCCAACTAAACATCGCCTCTTTTAGAAGCACATCACTCAGGAAGACACCTGCCTAGTTTGTAGTGTGGATACTGAACATTCTTTGCATATTCTAAGCATGTGCGACTTTGCTAAGAATTGCtggagttttatgggtttgAGTTGGCCTGTTGATAGGTCTGGCGATGTTAAGGAGTGGTTGAGTTCTGCTTTTGACACTTTTGATCTGGATCAAAGGGCTAGTGTGGCTGCGAGTCGTTGGCAATTTGGAAGAATAGAAACCGCGTGGTATGAAGTCAGAAATGTTCTTCTACATGGTTTGTGGTTTGTTTAGCCTTCTCATTCCTTCATTCCTGGCGTAATGCACGAGATTTTTGACCTCTTTGCAGGTTAGGGCAATTATCTGATGACTCAGATTGCAAATGGAAGAAGCCGAATGCTGGTTGGACTAAAGCTAATGTTGATGCAGCTATGCTTGAGTCAAAAGGAGCAGTGGGACAGTGTTTAGAGATGACGAGGGCATATTTATTGGTGGCTATAGTAAAATTTTCGAAGGCATTTCTGATCCGACGCTGATGGAAATGTTGGCAATCCGGGAATCACTTAGCTGGTTAAAAAATCATGGATGAAGCAAAATAATTGTGGAGTCTAATTATCAAGTTGCAGTTGATCAGTTGGGTTTTTTAGATTCTGGAAGTGCAATGTTTTTAGAAGTTTACAGAGATTATCAATATGTGTTGTCAACTTTGCAGGATGTGTGAGTTGATTCATTAGGAGGACTGCGAATTTTGCGGCTCATCGCCTTGTTAGAGCTGCTCAATTCAGTTCAGATTTCTATGTGTGGAGTTTTACTCTGCCGATTGTATTGTCGCAGCTCTTACTTTTGACttacattaataaatatttaaaaaaaaagtatttactaaattatttgtaattgttggaaaaaaataaataataaaattgtacatatcaatttattatattaataaataaatataaaaatattactttattatactatttatataataattaaaaataatcattaaaatataacatgccgatatgtaatttttttcatataacaATGAAATTATAACtggtttaattattatttgtagtatttttaaaattaattttaaataaataaattatttaaaattttaatttaaaaaattataattaataaatttaaaaagattatataatttaaataaaaataaagtcaaaATAGATGTCAACCCATAAAAAATTACCTCTGAGTATAGAGTTAATTAGAAATTTAGCTTAGAGTGATTTATCAACTATCTATCAAATTTTTACTGTATTCAACCGTTAAACTAAATATGATACACCCTCtaatcttattaaaattaataattttataaaaatttaatttatatatatattttaatttattttttaaaaataattcttataattaaaattaaaataatttttgtaatttaaaaaaattaaaaccataatttttttaagttactctttttctaaaaaaagtccaacaagaaaaaaagaaaattctatCAAGCCTAACactgaaagaaacaaaaaaaagtcCATAATCAGCATCACAATTTGATATAAGTTAGGGAGAGTAATTATTACTTTTATAACTTTttgttataattaatatttatctctttgattaaatattaatattgagaagaaaaaataatactaattaACATGATAtcctatattttattttgcattTTTATTAAGTTAAATATTGCATgtgtattaatattattatatttttaagttgGCCTATATGCATTAAAGTTGACAGGCTAATTATGGATTGTAAAAATACTATAATCATAAAAATGAATtatctatatataaataaataattattttattttatttttcaaaagatGATAGATTCATTTGACGAAAATGTACAAAAGTTTACAATAAATATATGGGTAATTTatgatttagtccctgggtattaccattattaacaagtcaatctctgtaattttagaaacctattaaaacgtccttatgttttctctccatcaacgaaatagtccttttgtctatttttaccgttaaaaatatagtaaaagattatattaccccccattatttttctccttctcttcctccttccttttcttcttcatcaattcttcttccttctgcttctacttcttctgcttcttctgcttcttcttcttctccttcttcttcttcttcttctcattcttcttcttcttctttttcttctttctcttcttcctcttcttcttcttctttttcttcttcttcttcttcttcttcttctttttcttcttcttctttttcttcttcttcttctcctcctcctccttcttcttcttctcctcctcctcctccttcttcttcttctttctcttcttcttcttcttctttctcttcttcttcttcttcttctttttcttcttcttctttttcggaggaggaggaggaggaggacgaaagaaaagacagggactatttcgttgacaaaaagaaacgataaggacgttttaatagatctgagaaaagatagggactatttggttgacaaaaagaaacaataaggacgttttaatagatttctaaaaatataggggggatgatttcgttgacagaaagaaacgatgaggagggactatttcgttgacataaaaaaacgataagaatgttttaatagatatgagaaaagatagggactatttcattaacggaaaaaaacgataaggacgttttaatagatatgaaaaaagataaaaatattttaatagatttttgaaaatgtaaggactaacttgttaataattgtaatatacaagaactaaataaatggttttatttgagggtaaaattggattttaaaaattttctctctcctcctttatctaattttaacggaaaatagaacagaaggactatttcgttgacggaaataaaacataaggacgttttaataggtttctaaaaatacagggactgacttgttaataatggtaatatctagggactaaatcgtaaattaccctaaacatattaattttttttaaaaaaaatacttttggtCCAAAGAAAATAAGTTAGCATAAAGTAAACAATACATAAATCCAAACCCTTGGCTTAACTCGtacgaaaaataaaatttgacccAAAAAAATCTTAGTTGAGAAAATTTAAGCTTTTTGATTTCATCTCCACTAAGGCCAGAGACGCGAGAAAGAATAGCAGAGGAATTGTCAAAGAGTAGAAAAATCATTGCACAGCTAACAATTAAAACCAGGAAATCTAAAACATCAAAGGCGACATAAGCTTAAGAAAAGAAATGTCATAGCCACGCTTCGTCTTAACTGTGAAGAGATTTAGAAAAGAGCCCGTCGTAGCCCTTATGGATTAACCATTCTATAACAAGTTGAAATCAATTAATGGTTCCTGATAATTTCTGTACCAAAACAAGTAAACTTCCCTCAAGCCAAAGATAAAACAAAAGCCATATGAAATGCAGACAAACAAACAAAGAGGGTGAAGGACCAAGGGAGATGGGGTTTTACTTAGAAGCTTACCCATCTCTATATACATGCACGAGTAAAAAAAAACTATCTGAATCTTCATAAAATCAACCTGCATGTAAAGACTACAAAAACTAACACGTAACAAGAAAACAACCTGATCTAacataaacttttataaaaaagtattgatataaatttttttttttttccagccaAGAAGTTCAAATTTATGAAATAAGAGAGATTAATGTTTGTAATCTTAGGCATACAacggaaaataataataacaaatccTTACTCTTCAAAAACCAT
Encoded proteins:
- the LOC110625615 gene encoding uncharacterized protein LOC110625615 yields the protein MESGYGRGLENHVVGYFAELYTQQDTLHTEITKCVKARVTVEHNMDLTRPLTDDEIKAAAFSMHSDKSPGDDGFNPGFYKRYWYIVGSEVISECKKWFIEGVLPEEINNTNIALASRLRSVLPNIISEMQSAFVGGRLITDNVIVANEMVHYMRGLRMGKVGYAALKLDITKAYDRLEWSYIESILVALGFDEKWINLMMICVTTVRYNILLRESIIGPIVPLRGLRQGDLLSPSLFIIGAKGLSALILKKEEVGALHGCRICERAPTVSHLLFADDSYLFFKANEAEGETIRLLLETYKQDSGQEDLLCQNLGVTEDVDSERYLGMPIMKLMNKYWWGKVRRMKWDRICESKNDGGLGFRNLRVFNLAMLAKQDWTLLVMDTCLVARVMRANIWKAKKVILRGARVRVGDGQDINVWNNSWLSNADDGKVTTQRSEENMHLRVCDLIDEQVRAWDVPKIFVVFNERDKSMCDFAKNCWSFMGLSWPVDRSGDVKEWLSSAFDTFDLDQRASVAASRWQFGRIETAWLGQLSDDSDCKWKKPNAGWTKANVDAAMLESKGAVGQCLEMTRAYLLVAIVKFSKAFLIRR